A genomic window from Silene latifolia isolate original U9 population chromosome 11, ASM4854445v1, whole genome shotgun sequence includes:
- the LOC141614963 gene encoding putative inactive purple acid phosphatase 24: protein MPIKDQNGIDTYNNSNYTAPVQAVIGMAGFTLDPFSDNVHDWSLSGISKFGYTRIQATKKELKLEFVNSNTRQVEDSFRLMK from the exons ATGCCAATTAAAGATCAGAATGGTATCGATACTTACAATAACTCAAACTATACTGCTCCAGTTCAAGCTGTTATAGGAATGGCAGGGTTTACATTGGATCCATTCTCAGACAAT GTACATGACTGGAGTCTATCAGGGATCTCAAAGTTTGGATACACAAGAATACAAGCAACAAAGAAAGAACTAAAGTTAGAG TTTGTGAACTCAAATACAAGACAAGTTGAAGATTCGTTTCGTTTGATGAAGTAG